GACGTTTGCTGGTATTATTCCATAGTACGAGTCTTTACTCTTTGGCTAGACTTgggctacatccacactgctACGTTTTCAAACAACCTCTGTCCACGAGAGCCTTTTCACTCCACTAATGATTTAATCTTTGATAAgatgcctgaaaacacacatcacatgaccactggGCATATACGTACTGGTGTTACGATCCAGCTGGACATACCAATTGTTGCAAATTTCTCGAAAACTATTTTGTCTTCTAATTTTAATCTGCActacagctgttagcaaagacaacagggtaaGCTTGTGGTCGATTTTCTATGTTGTGTTCTACCCTGGTAGCTGAGGCTAATGCTACATGTTTTCTTCTAGGCCGAGGTCATGTGATTGGAGCCTGACCAATTAGCGGAGGCTACGGCATGAAACTCCGAAACTCTCTGTTCCTGCTCATCTATGCTAAAATGCAGTACGGGAGTTTTCAAGCTATAGGATGGTAAGCATTGTTCCTAAACTCTCCATTTTAAAACTCTGCAGTAGTGTGGATGCCAGGCGTAACTGAAAACGCAGCAAAGTGGATGCAGCCTTACTGAacctctgtttcccttttctACCCAATAAAGGCTCTAAATGCACTAGAATGCATATTAACAGGCTTCAAGATGGATGAAATAATCCACAAGGATCTTCAAGTATCAGGTGGTCTTTTGACAAAAGAAGCTCTACTTTTGGCATGTTACTGTAAATATCTTTAGAAGGCGATTTCTCCTGCTTTGACGCTTTCTGGTCATCTGCCATCGGCCTTCGATGCAGCTTAGATTAATGTCACAAACAGCACAGATGACAAACGTCCAATGGCGTCAAGACACTAAATGCAAATATGACTGCTTTTCCAAACACTCATTGGGGGCTGGAGAGGTGTGGCTCTAAAAATATATTCCAGCTGCTTTCTGCAAattcaaaaccttcctttaaaATGCAAGCTGAAATGGACAAATACATGGCGTCACACCCCACCCTTACCCGTTATCCTTCACTTTGCTGATCACTGTCTCTGCTCAGGTCAGGCCTTGGCCTCCAGCAGTTCGAGGAACAGTTTGTGCATAGGCACGCGGCCATCCTGTTTGATGCTGCAGAAGTGCTGGACTGCGCGGGCGGCCGTCTGACGGAGAAGGGGCAGGGTCATGATCAGTTTGCCGGCGCGTCGAGGGTCCTCCGGGTGGTGGGTGGCCTCGTGATCCTGGAGGCTCCCGTGGAGGACGTCCTGGAGTCTTTGGACTGCCTCCGCGTCCTCGATCTGCATGGAGTCTAGCAGAAGAGATGGAATAAGAATTCAAATATGCTTTagaacaaaatacacacaagagTGCAGGtaaataaaaatttaaaaaaagcatgtCAAAGATCCCTGACGATACCTGAGTTGGCGAGTGCGATGGCCTTCAGGACCACAAATTCCTCCTTCTCCAGACCCATAGTTTTGTACTTCTTCGCCAGTTGCAGGATGGCGTTATTAAGGTCGAGCAGGCCCGCCAGCTTCGACTGCTCCTCGTCCATGATGTAGTCCTCGGCGTACACCAGCTTGTCCTCCAAGGCCAGCGAGCGGAACACCACTCGCAGGATCAAGATCTCCATCCAGCCGCTCTGCAGTAGACTCATCTGGTCTGcgagtgagagggagggaaaccCTAAAAACAGAGAGGATACAAAGAACCACTTAGAGATATAATGAattcattttatatataaatcgGAGAAAATGGCCATGAATAATCGTGATCCATTACGGtgaccaaaacaaacagtggaaggtTAAACATCCGCCTGGTTAACTGGTTCGCAGTGTGCTTCCCCTACGTAATACATGGTTTGCCCTGAAAGCTCAAGCACTTACGGGCAAAGCGATGGATGAAGCAGATGCAGCTAAATCAAAAGACGACCAAAATGAAGCGTCTTGTTGCCttgaataaaactgtgaatttcCCTGGTAATGAACACTGTAGGAagcattttggataatgtacgtacacaaatcaacaaaatatacaaCCCAAGTCGAATTGCTATAAACTGTATGCTAAGTATCCCGGATAATGCAGAATGTGTTTGTGGCAGAATGATTTATTTCAAGCAAAGGGCAAAACAAAGGACAGGAGTGAACGGGTGGTGGATTTAATCACTCTCTGTGGGACACACCTACTTTGATAGACAATTACACCCCACAGGAGTATGATTAAACTTGATCACCCTCTCCACataaacctgcacacacacacacaaaaagacacacacacacacacacgcacacacacgcacgtttACGGTAATTAAAAAGATGATTTTACggagtgagggggggaggggctgacgtttgtgttttctgacacCATCAGTGATTGTTATCGGGATTCGCTGCTCTTTACAATCACCGCGGGAACGCCAGTGGCCCCCGTTTCCCCACTATCGCTCCCTGATTGATTGGAAACGCTGCCTGTGCACGGTTTCATTGGTCGACAGGGATCGGTATTCTGGCACTGGACCATCGATCAGGGACAGGgacctgtgtgaatgtgtgtgtctgtgtgtgtgatggggccAGTGTGATGAAATCTCAGGCAATacattgattgattttaaggTCATATACGAGTTAAACCCTTcaataaagagaaaagagcGTATTTTCAGGAGGCCGAGAAAAGGACACTGAGGGCAACGAGGCGTGTTGACATTTGGGCAGAATCGCGTTGCCAGCGTTAGTTGTGTcttatcaacaacaacaacaacaacaacaacaacacaaagccgCTCTCACACTCGCATTCGACGGCCAACTCGCAGCACAGACTAAGGCCAAAAGCAAAGAGGGCAGTTGCTCTTCGGCCAGCTCATCTGCCAGTCTGGCCCTCAGACTTCAGAACACGTCACTGTCAATCTGCCTGATGCGAGCCGACACAGAGGAAGGGGGGGAGCAGCCAGGACAGTAGCCCCGTCACACTCACCTCCCCTCGGGCTGAGAACTCAGATGGCCCGGGCCACTTCGCCTAGGACCCTGGTTCTCATAGCGATGAGGGCCATGTGCCCTGCCACTCATCCGGAGCCGATGTGACATCGCCATTACGCTGCTAGGAGGGgacagtcttttttttctgtttaaataccCATTCTCtctatgtttttgtctgttctcTGTACCTTTGTATATTTGTCTCTTTTACCGCATCAACCTGTTTCTTGAATGATGCTACTGTCCCTTTTTGTCAGGTCACTCTCATGTTTCCCACTTCTGTCTTTTTGCTCGtcccttttctctccatctgcctctgtcttttggttttaaactgaattaaacgTATTTACTAGTTTTGCTTTTCAACACTGTCCCtagctctgtctgtctctatttcAATTCCTTGTTTAGGCTTTAcgtatttatcttttttaacttttttcctattttattattttatcgcATCTATTTAAAGCTGTATTATTTactaaaaaaaatctaaattcacgTGTTTTATAGACCTCTACAGGCCTgctaaagattttttttatatctgttcaGTGACAATTACGTTTTCTAGAATCATTTAGATTAGAGTAGTTCAGTCATCATGAAATGTCCTCAGATAAATCTGAAAATTAGCAGCAccctttttaaaattatttgttttgagcattaaaagaaatacaaaatatccCAATGtagatatttattattttctctttttttatccctTATCAAATTGATTTGCCATAAGTCGCCTGATGGACATTCAGCTTttgttgaattttattttattttggtgacaTTTTGAAAGTTTGTATAAGATGCGCTTGACAGTTGGATGAAAACATGTCTTTCCtgtcccttccttcctccctccctctcccctcctcgcTCCCCCTCAGGTGGGTCTCTGCCTCTCACcgccgctcctcttcctcagctcaACCCCTCCACTGGCAAAGGGCTACAAATACACCCATCAGTCGGACTCTGTCTGTCTCGTGCACTGACAGTAAAGAGCCGACGAGAGAGGCAGACAGCTACAGCCTGGGGGGGGAGGacaaggggagggggaggacgaggaagaaagggggggggggggttcttttctcctcttcctttaaaaaaaacaaccccagaAAAGAACAATGGGAATGCTGATGAGGGACACCTgacaaggacacacactcaaacagttTCTTCGTGTCCACTTTGTCGGAAGAAACACAGGGACAAATatagtacaaacacacacacacacacacacacacacacacacacacacacacagacacacacacctgctttgtttgttttgtaagcATTTCAGAGGCAGGACATCAACAAAAAAGCCAGGTGTTTCCCGGGTGGTGTTTTGGGTGTGGATAACCTGGGCTGATAAAGCAGTCAGGGCTTCAGTTGGAGCAAAAACACGAAGAGCAGAAATCGAGAGAGGAGAAAACGTCTCTTAGTCTTTTTCACTGCTAGAGTCTGAACTATGACGAATTCTGGATTCATGGTTCAAACCCCTATTTATTTCCTCAAAACTTAAAATATATGGAAACATTGCAGTCGACACTCAATTAAACTGAATTTCTGTGGATTTGAACAAGGTCCGTTCACACAATTTGAATTTCTAATGACAGAATCACAGAAATGCTACTGCGGATCAAATACTGGGGTAAACTGTGTTGCGGCCCAATCCAATCCAATTTAAGTAACTGGGACCTCTTCTtcagaccaaaaaaaaacaacagacagtacacataacatgcctccaacctgcttgtgtggtgtcatccacgTGTCCACAAGTCCtaacattcatattcgactcgatacggcgtcatttacaccatgtcaTAAGCCTACACAACGGAAAAACCATACACACGCTCAAGAATTCCCACAAATTCAAGAATCTGCTGCTTTTCTTAactttataatatttttaacTATTTTCCCGGTATTTCATAAACTTAAATACTAACCGGCAGATTAACCAATCATGAAGCAACTGTTGATTGGAGCACTAACTGGTGAAGAAATTGTAATTTCATTGACTGATTAGTGAACCAATCTTCTTTGAACTAATACTAATAAACACATACAGCTTgagtacatttttttgtgtcattAATTCCCCCAAGTCTCCTGTAAGGGCACGGTCACATGACATCGAATACACAGTGAATATCGTGGGTCTAAGTTCACCCAAGTTGAACTCCACATTGCGGATTTGCTCACCGCAGGAAGCTAATGTTTTTTATTCGCTTCCTTGCTCGCACAGATCGGAAGTGAACGGGAGCTGAGGGTTTGCTGACTGCATATGTGTCCCTGCGCCCAAAGGCAACTCTACTCCTGATCAATCTGTGTCTGCGAGATAATTAGTTTCTTGATTCAGGGCAGGCCACAGGTAAACGAGATCCTCAAACACACTGTCCAAATAGTGTGGAAAGAGCTTCTCCAAACTAAACCTGTAAACCTCTGCTGCGCCTGCCAACCGCGTCCGACCATCAACATCCCTGCATACCAGCATTTTAATCCCACTAAGCCGTCAGAATACTCTTCACCTCTCCTTTCCACCGCCTCATCCgaagtacacaaaaaaaaaaaggagatctGGACgtccctcctgctgctgcaagTGTTAGGAGGATTTCCGTAATTCAAACAGCAAAGGGAGACGGCTGCATCCCAGGAAATGAATTAAAAGGTCCAGGTGGCCGCTGGTCATCTGGTTGATATATTAGGAACACACAGTGTTTGGCAAGGGCACGGCccgcgctcacacacacatacactcacacacacacacacacacacacacacacacagaggacagatactgacagacaacacacagtTGCACCAACTAGccctactctctctcctctgggcATCCAGCAAGCATCTTGGCAACCACCCGTACCAACAATCTCCTCCTCTGATCTGATTATAGACTTAATGGgagcgaatgtgtgtgtgtgtgtgtgtgtgtgtgtgttggattgtgAGAGCCAACAACTGGCccgctgactgactgactgactgacggagtgagtgagtgactgagGACTCCAGCCTGCTGTGGTACCTGGGATGTGTTTGGCCCAGCCGATGTTGACCACCAGCTCCCGGTCGGCCAGGTCGCACAGGGTGGTCAGCGCCTTGATGTCGCTCTCGGGCACAGTGGGGTCCGGCATGGCGAAGATGCCCTCGGGCTCGGccaccagcagcagagacaccaCTTTGTTCTCCACCGCGCCGCCAatagagactgagagagaggacGGACATTTATTATCGTAAACCATCTTTATTGGATAAAGGCAATCTCCACAGGGTCAAGGTGTAAATTTAAAagacagggaaagagagaagacacacaACCAATGTATCCAGTCACACAATATGTACATAACAACAATATTAAAGAGATGCTGCACTTAAATGGTGCTGGTCTTAATATCATGGGTTGAACATGGCTCATTACGCCACCTAGTGTTTCAAACCATCTTGGAATTGAAGGGCCATTGCCTTGGTAGAGTCGACCGTTTGAAGAGATCCACACCCAGCACCACCAGCGAGTGTTTGTTGGAAACTGAGAAGCTGGGATCATTTTCAAATCTATGACGAAACCAAACCCACTAAGCCCATCACATCTGCCATTTATAGAcgtcccccttcctctcctgccCCTCCATGTCTTGGGGGGGATGCATAGGTGTTTTAGCTGCAGTTAGCAACGCCTCACATCAATGTGAAATTAGTGAATTTTCGGAGAGAGGCGCTTCGGCCCAAAGTTTAACGTCACTTAAAgagttaaaacattaaaaattcaaATGTCCCATCCCAGTGGGACGGGAGTAGATTTAAAAGTTTAGGCTAAAACAAAACCCCACAGGACTACGTGAAAATg
This genomic window from Platichthys flesus chromosome 18, fPlaFle2.1, whole genome shotgun sequence contains:
- the LOC133974012 gene encoding estrogen-related receptor gamma-like, which translates into the protein MDLVDLYLPECFTYHSDTEHLGRMSVRGLDPTCPTSIKCEPSSPSPSSQGDVSPAQPSPGSSSSETNSSYGPLTSKVLGHSNALDSPSLYGHTAPLANNGGTNRRFIEEEAQVKCEFMLGSVAKRLCLVCGDVASGYHYGVASCEACKAFFKRTIQGNIDYSCPASNECEITKRRRKSCQACRFVKCLGVGMLREGVRLDRVRGGRQKYKRRIDAENSPYLHPQNGLPQKKTFSIGGAVENKVVSLLLVAEPEGIFAMPDPTVPESDIKALTTLCDLADRELVVNIGWAKHIPGFPSLSLADQMSLLQSGWMEILILRVVFRSLALEDKLVYAEDYIMDEEQSKLAGLLDLNNAILQLAKKYKTMGLEKEEFVVLKAIALANSDSMQIEDAEAVQRLQDVLHGSLQDHEATHHPEDPRRAGKLIMTLPLLRQTAARAVQHFCSIKQDGRVPMHKLFLELLEAKA